From the genome of Nitrospirae bacterium CG2_30_53_67:
GGAAGCGAGGTTTTTGCCGGCCCGCCGATGCCCAGCAGGTATTTGTTGTTATGGGTTTTATCCAGATTGGCCATCACGCGCAGCTTATGGTCGAGGTCTTTCAGGGATTCAAGTTCTGTTTTGATCTGTTCCAGATTCCTTTTAAAGGCCTGCAACTGAAAACGCTGAACCGTATTCTCCTTGCGAAGGGAGTTGAATCCCTTCATCTGAATCTTCATCCGGGTATAGTCTAATAAAAAATAGAACGAGAGGGAGACCGCAACGATGGCGACCACCACGGCCGCCGAGATCATCTGAGCCGGGGTCGGGGCGGTGATCCTGATCTTACGGACCTTCGCCGTGGGGTCCGACATGATCATCATAGTATATTTTTTCATAGGCATACCTCTTCGCTGGTTCAAAAAAAAGGGGGAAATCAAGGAATTCAGATTACGGCATTGATTATCATATTGGAATTCCCTGTGTCAACCATTCATATCCCCGATTTATTCTGATTTCCCCGTCAGGTAAAATCATCTTTGTCTTGTTTATTATAGTATAACTTCTGTCAAAAAAATCTGTCAACAAATAAATTAGCTAATGGATTCAAAAGGATATTTCATGATATTTTATTTTTCTGCCGTCAATTTATTGTACAACCGTGAGAATCGGCCCTGGGTCTTTATCTGAAGAGGATCTCATTATCGCCTAAAATCACCAGGAAAGACCTTCTGCTTCAGACTTAGTGGTCAAAAAGCCTCCCTCTAATAACCCTGAAGAGGACAGCCTGAGCAAACCGGCTTGGACGTGCAATGTCTCTTTCCTGCAGAGACCAGCAGGGCATGGTATTCGTTGAACATCCGGACATCCGGCGCAAGGTTTTCCATGAAGAGGGACTGGATCTGATGATAGGATGCCTTATCCTCACACAGGCCGTGCCGGCTGAGGACCCTTCGGGTATAGGCATCCACCACGAAAACCGGCCTCCCCGCGGCGTACAGGAGGATGGAATCGGCGGTCTCCGGCCCTATTCCTTTAATATTTAAGAGCTTCTCCCTCAGGATCTCCGTTTTCCCCCTGAACATGGCCTTGAGATCCCCTCCGTATCCGG
Proteins encoded in this window:
- a CDS encoding endonuclease, which produces MKRNLAQRLLRIYKILYAHYGPQHWWPADSRFEVIVGAILTQNTNWKNVEKAITNLKAEGILSPQALHKVSRQRLSRLIRSSGYFNIKTDRLKSFMDFMMSGYGGDLKAMFRGKTEILREKLLNIKGIGPETADSILLYAAGRPVFVVDAYTRRVLSRHGLCEDKASYHQIQSLFMENLAPDVRMFNEYHALLVSAGKRHCTSKPVCSGCPLQGY